The Staphylococcus sp. KG4-3 genome has a window encoding:
- the pheS gene encoding phenylalanine--tRNA ligase subunit alpha, with protein MTQTEAMSEIKQQALVDINEAQNEKELQDVKVKYLGKKGSVTGLMKHMKDLPNEEKPAYGQQVNEVRQTIEGEIDSRRELLANEQLEQQLKEEQIDVTLPSRKIANGAKHPLTRTIEEIEDLFLGLGYEIVDGFEVEQDYYNFEALNLPKSHPARDMQDSFYITDEILMRTHTSPVQARTMEKRNGQGPVKILCPGKVYRRDSDDATHSHQFTQIEGLVVDENIKMSDLKGTLELLAKQLFGEDREIRLRPSYFPFTEPSVEVDVSCFKCKGEGCNVCKHTGWIEILGAGMVHPNVLEMAGFDSTKYSGFAFGMGPDRIAMLKYGIEDIRHFYTNDVRFLSQFKAVEDRGEK; from the coding sequence ATGACACAAACTGAAGCTATGTCAGAAATAAAACAACAAGCATTAGTCGATATCAATGAAGCTCAAAATGAAAAAGAATTACAAGATGTAAAGGTTAAGTATTTAGGAAAAAAAGGTTCGGTTACTGGTTTAATGAAGCATATGAAAGATCTACCGAACGAAGAAAAACCTGCTTATGGTCAACAAGTAAATGAAGTGAGACAGACAATTGAAGGTGAAATTGACTCACGCCGTGAATTGTTAGCAAATGAACAATTAGAACAACAACTTAAAGAAGAACAAATCGATGTAACCTTACCTAGCCGTAAAATTGCTAATGGTGCAAAACATCCATTAACACGCACTATTGAAGAAATTGAAGATTTATTCTTAGGTCTTGGTTACGAAATTGTAGATGGTTTTGAAGTAGAGCAAGATTATTATAATTTTGAAGCATTAAACCTACCAAAATCTCATCCAGCTAGGGATATGCAAGACAGTTTTTACATAACTGATGAAATATTGATGCGTACACACACATCTCCAGTTCAAGCAAGAACTATGGAAAAGCGTAATGGACAAGGACCGGTTAAAATTTTATGTCCGGGGAAAGTTTATCGTCGTGACTCAGATGATGCTACACACAGCCATCAATTTACGCAAATTGAAGGATTAGTTGTAGATGAAAATATTAAAATGAGTGATTTAAAAGGAACATTAGAATTATTGGCAAAACAATTATTCGGTGAAGATAGAGAGATTCGTTTACGCCCAAGCTATTTCCCATTCACAGAACCTTCAGTAGAAGTAGATGTATCTTGCTTCAAGTGTAAAGGAGAAGGTTGTAATGTATGTAAACACACAGGCTGGATTGAAATTTTAGGGGCTGGGATGGTGCATCCTAACGTACTTGAAATGGCAGGATTTGATTCAACTAAATATTCAGGTTTCGCATTTGGAATGGGGCCGGACCGTATTGCAATGTTGAAATATGGTATAGAAGATATAAGACATTTCTATACCAATGATGTACGTTTCTTAAGTCAATTTAAAGCAGTAGAAGATAGAGGTGAAAAATAA
- the pheT gene encoding phenylalanine--tRNA ligase subunit beta, which produces MFISKEWLESYVEVDQPVNILAERITRTGIEVDDIIDYTKDIKNLVVGYVQSKAAHPDADKLNICQVDIGEEEPVQIVCGAPNVDAGQTVIVATVGGRLPGGVKIKRAKLRGERSEGMICSLQEIGVPTNLVPKQFEDGIYVFSSEVTPGTDALSALYLNDQVMEFDLTPNRADALSMIGTAYETAALYNVPMVKPETQSNENDEQTNDEISVTVQNDDKVPYYSARVVKDVTIKPSPEWMQMRLIKAGIRPINNVVDISNYVLIEYGQPLHMFDKDQIGSKQIEVRQAKEDEIITTLDDQERKLVASDIVITNGNSPIAIAGVMGGDFSEVTEATTNVVIEGAIFDPVSIRHTSRRLNLRSEASSRFEKGIATEFVDEAVDRACYLLQTYAGGTVTQGRVAEGDLGEFVTPIDISVAKVNQTIGFELSAKDIEAIFVQLGFETTNADDVLTVMVPSRRKDITIKEDLIEEIARIYGYDEIPSTLPVFEHVTHGSLTDRQSKSRIVKASLEGAGLNQAINYSLVDKERANHFALQNRDTVALLMPMSEAHSTLRQSLIPHLIDAVAYNVARKNNHVRLYELGRVFFGNGEGELPDEVEYLSGILTGDYTVNAWQGKKEEIDFFVAKGIVDRVAEKLDIQFEYEAGEINGLHPGRTAYVKLNGKVIGFVGELHPQIEKDNDLKRTYVFELNYDELMAVSVGYINYQPIPRFPGVSRDIALVINRDMPSAKLVNTIHQNGGDILQEAEVFDVYEGEHVAEDEKSIAIRLSYLDTEDTLTDDKVNAVHEAILTALQAKGATIR; this is translated from the coding sequence ATGTTTATTTCAAAAGAATGGTTAGAATCATATGTTGAGGTTGATCAACCTGTTAACATACTTGCAGAACGTATTACACGAACTGGTATAGAAGTAGACGATATCATTGATTATACAAAAGATATTAAAAACCTAGTTGTAGGCTATGTGCAATCAAAAGCAGCACACCCTGACGCTGATAAACTTAATATTTGTCAAGTTGATATCGGTGAAGAAGAACCAGTCCAAATCGTTTGTGGCGCACCTAATGTAGATGCAGGCCAAACAGTTATTGTTGCAACAGTAGGGGGTAGATTGCCTGGTGGAGTGAAAATTAAACGTGCAAAGTTACGTGGAGAACGTTCAGAAGGCATGATTTGTTCACTTCAAGAAATTGGTGTACCAACTAACTTAGTCCCTAAACAATTCGAGGACGGTATCTATGTGTTTTCATCAGAAGTAACTCCAGGAACAGATGCGTTAAGTGCATTATACTTAAACGATCAAGTTATGGAATTTGACCTTACACCAAATAGAGCTGATGCATTGAGTATGATTGGTACAGCTTATGAGACAGCAGCATTATATAATGTGCCAATGGTAAAACCAGAAACACAAAGTAATGAAAATGATGAACAAACTAATGATGAAATCAGCGTAACTGTTCAAAATGACGATAAGGTACCTTATTATAGTGCACGTGTTGTAAAAGATGTGACAATCAAACCTTCCCCAGAATGGATGCAAATGCGCTTGATTAAAGCTGGTATTCGTCCAATTAATAATGTGGTTGATATTTCAAATTATGTTTTAATCGAATATGGTCAACCATTACACATGTTTGATAAAGACCAAATTGGTTCTAAACAAATCGAAGTTCGTCAAGCAAAAGAAGATGAAATTATAACAACATTAGATGATCAAGAACGTAAATTAGTAGCATCTGATATCGTAATCACAAACGGTAATTCACCAATCGCTATTGCTGGCGTTATGGGTGGAGATTTCTCAGAGGTAACTGAAGCGACAACAAATGTTGTTATTGAAGGTGCTATTTTTGATCCAGTATCAATTCGCCATACATCAAGACGTTTGAATTTAAGAAGTGAAGCTTCTAGTCGTTTTGAAAAAGGAATTGCTACAGAATTTGTAGATGAAGCGGTTGATCGTGCTTGTTATTTACTTCAAACATACGCAGGTGGTACTGTCACACAAGGCCGTGTTGCTGAAGGTGATTTAGGCGAATTTGTAACACCTATTGATATTTCAGTTGCAAAAGTTAATCAAACAATTGGTTTTGAACTATCTGCAAAAGACATTGAAGCTATCTTCGTTCAACTTGGTTTTGAAACTACGAACGCTGATGATGTACTAACTGTGATGGTACCTTCACGTCGTAAAGACATCACAATTAAAGAAGACTTAATTGAAGAAATCGCACGTATATATGGTTATGATGAAATTCCTTCAACACTACCAGTATTTGAACATGTTACACATGGTTCATTAACGGATAGACAGTCTAAGTCTCGTATTGTAAAAGCATCTTTAGAAGGTGCAGGCTTAAACCAAGCAATTAATTATTCACTTGTCGATAAAGAACGAGCTAATCACTTTGCATTGCAAAACCGTGATACAGTTGCGTTGTTAATGCCGATGAGTGAAGCTCACTCTACGTTACGTCAAAGTTTGATTCCACATTTAATTGATGCTGTCGCATACAATGTAGCACGTAAAAATAACCACGTGCGCTTATATGAACTTGGCCGTGTCTTCTTTGGTAACGGTGAAGGTGAATTACCAGACGAGGTTGAATATTTAAGTGGTATTTTAACAGGTGATTACACTGTGAACGCTTGGCAAGGTAAGAAAGAAGAAATTGACTTCTTCGTAGCTAAAGGAATTGTGGATCGAGTGGCGGAGAAGTTAGATATACAATTTGAATATGAAGCCGGTGAAATTAACGGTTTACACCCAGGTAGAACGGCTTACGTGAAATTAAATGGAAAAGTTATTGGATTTGTAGGAGAATTACATCCACAAATTGAAAAAGACAACGATTTAAAACGTACTTACGTATTCGAGTTGAATTATGATGAATTAATGGCAGTATCTGTAGGTTATATTAATTATCAACCAATACCTAGATTCCCAGGTGTATCAAGAGATATTGCATTAGTTATT
- a CDS encoding RNA methyltransferase, translating to MEMITSAQNSKVKSANKLKKKRERDKTGLALIEGYHLIEEAYKSNLIIQQLYVVDADRLDDNLKNYAQEVFEINLKVAEVLSGTVTPQGFFAVIEKPEYEITSAKQVLLIDCIQDPGNLGTLIRTADAAGLDLIVLEKGTADPYQDKVLRASQGSVFHLPIVTKDLSEFIENFEGEVYGTALENAVDYHQVSSQDAFALLLGNEGDGVNSKLLEQTTQNLIIPIYGKAESLNVAIAGSIVMYHLKG from the coding sequence TAAAACTGGATTAGCACTTATTGAAGGTTACCACTTAATTGAAGAAGCATATAAAAGTAATTTGATAATCCAACAATTATACGTTGTCGATGCAGATAGATTGGATGACAACTTAAAGAATTATGCACAAGAAGTATTTGAAATTAATCTGAAAGTTGCGGAAGTATTATCAGGTACAGTGACACCACAAGGTTTTTTCGCTGTTATTGAAAAACCTGAATATGAAATAACTTCTGCTAAACAAGTGTTGCTTATCGATTGTATACAAGATCCAGGCAATTTAGGCACTTTAATCCGTACTGCAGACGCTGCAGGGCTAGATTTGATAGTGCTTGAAAAGGGGACTGCAGATCCTTATCAGGATAAAGTATTACGTGCAAGCCAAGGGAGTGTATTCCACTTACCTATCGTCACAAAAGATTTAAGTGAGTTTATTGAAAACTTTGAAGGCGAAGTATATGGTACAGCATTAGAAAACGCAGTAGATTACCATCAAGTTTCAAGTCAAGATGCTTTTGCATTATTACTAGGTAATGAAGGCGATGGTGTAAATTCGAAATTATTAGAACAAACAACACAAAATTTAATAATTCCAATTTATGGTAAGGCTGAAAGTTTAAATGTTGCTATTGCAGGGAGTATCGTAATGTATCACTTGAAAGGTTGA